From Stigmatopora nigra isolate UIUO_SnigA chromosome 5, RoL_Snig_1.1, whole genome shotgun sequence, a single genomic window includes:
- the bend5 gene encoding BEN domain-containing protein 5 isoform X1, which yields MYAFVRFFEDDMCCALPISNIQDFSPKHGSDFDHQKVYVARKARENGSAGQPCEAHILALADTVDEFENLIMQKKMKIPKMSIKNSGNSIENSYGQERMPLRHKKALSQDHGRPNSNSSKSLAAVVARLERNAANSCMEGEEDLDEERLAEEGDDADDEDEDMEAEQQEHHIFHQQQQHLEVDTDVAAAVVPRVLYEELVVSYRQQEEEMRRLQQELEKTRRQLMQQTKKLKEYGSLLTEVKELRDFNRRLQDVLLMRLGSEPMHDNGTQTIKAEVVEPIVETHEAFKEEANTSSSYSPSPKTVYPCSDGKVHLGGGIWVEEEKWHQLQRTQGDSKFTKNLAVMIWGTETLKNRSVTGVATKKKKDALPKPPLSPSKLKIVRECLYDRVSQETADSAEITQRLSKVNKYICEKIMDINKSIKNEERRESKLLIRQTVKMENFTYDGM from the exons ATGTATGCTTTTGTTCGATTCTTTGAAGACGATATGTGTTGCGCGTTGCCTATTTCTAACATCCAAGATTTCAGCCCCAAACACGGATCCGATTTCGATCATCAGAAGGTGTATGTGGCTCGCAAGGCTCGAGAGAATGGCAGCGCAGGCCAGCCGTGCGAAGCTCACATTCTTGCCCTTGCAG ataCTGTAGATGAGTTTGAAAACTTGATAATGCAAAAGAAGATGAAAATTCCCAAGATGTCAATCAAGAATTCAGGAAATTCAATTGAGAACAGTTATGGACAGGAGAGGATGCCTCTCAGACATAAAAAG GCCCTATCTCAGGACCATGGACGCCCCAATTCAAACTCCTCCAAAAGTTTGGCAGCAGTTGTTGCTCGTTTAGAAAGAAACGCAGCCAACTCTTGTATGGAAGGTGAAGAGGATCTAGATGAGGAGCGACTGGCTGAAGAAGGAGATGATGCAGATGACGAAGACGAAGATATGGAAGCAGAACAGCAAGAGCACCATATTTTCCACCAACAACAGCAGCATCTTGAGGTGGACACTGATGTAGCTGCGGCAGTGGTTCCTCGCGTTCTTTACGAGGAACTCGTCGTCAGCTACAGACAACAGGAGGAGGAAATGAGGAGGCTGCAGCAGGAGCTGGAAAAGACACGTCGGCAGCTCATGCAGCAGACTAAGAAACTCAAGGAATATGGCAGCCTTTTGACTGAAGTCAAAGAACTCAGGGACTTCAATCGACGGCTACAAGATGTGCTTCTGATGAGGCTTGGCAGCG AGCCTATGCATGACAATGGCACTCAGACAATCAAGGCTGAGGTGGTCGAGCCCATTGTTGAGACTCATGAAGCATTCAAAGAAGAAGCCAATACTAGTTCCAGCTACTCACCATCTCCTAAAACAGTCTACCCTTGCAGTGACGGCAAG GTGCACCTTGGTGGTGGAATCTGGGTGGAGGAAGAGAAGTGGCACCAGTTGCAGCGCACCCAGGGAGATTCCAAATTCACAAAGAATTTGGCTGTCATGATCTGGGGTACTGAAACCCTCAAAAATCGTAGTGTCACTGGAGTGGctaccaaaaagaaaaaagacgcCCTTCCCAAACCTCCACTTTCACCCAGCAAGTTAAAAATTGTCAGAG AGTGTCTTTACGACCGAGTGTCCCAAGAAACTGCTGACAGCGCAGAGATAACACAAAGATTATCCAAAgtgaacaaatacatttgtgaGAAGATCATGGATATCAACAAGTCTATTAAGAATGAAGAGCGGCGGGAGTCAAAGCTGCTCATCAGACAAACAGTCAAAATGGAGAACTTTACCTATGATGGCATGTAG
- the bend5 gene encoding BEN domain-containing protein 5 isoform X2, protein MQKKMKIPKMSIKNSGNSIENSYGQERMPLRHKKALSQDHGRPNSNSSKSLAAVVARLERNAANSCMEGEEDLDEERLAEEGDDADDEDEDMEAEQQEHHIFHQQQQHLEVDTDVAAAVVPRVLYEELVVSYRQQEEEMRRLQQELEKTRRQLMQQTKKLKEYGSLLTEVKELRDFNRRLQDVLLMRLGSEPMHDNGTQTIKAEVVEPIVETHEAFKEEANTSSSYSPSPKTVYPCSDGKVHLGGGIWVEEEKWHQLQRTQGDSKFTKNLAVMIWGTETLKNRSVTGVATKKKKDALPKPPLSPSKLKIVRECLYDRVSQETADSAEITQRLSKVNKYICEKIMDINKSIKNEERRESKLLIRQTVKMENFTYDGM, encoded by the exons ATGCAAAAGAAGATGAAAATTCCCAAGATGTCAATCAAGAATTCAGGAAATTCAATTGAGAACAGTTATGGACAGGAGAGGATGCCTCTCAGACATAAAAAG GCCCTATCTCAGGACCATGGACGCCCCAATTCAAACTCCTCCAAAAGTTTGGCAGCAGTTGTTGCTCGTTTAGAAAGAAACGCAGCCAACTCTTGTATGGAAGGTGAAGAGGATCTAGATGAGGAGCGACTGGCTGAAGAAGGAGATGATGCAGATGACGAAGACGAAGATATGGAAGCAGAACAGCAAGAGCACCATATTTTCCACCAACAACAGCAGCATCTTGAGGTGGACACTGATGTAGCTGCGGCAGTGGTTCCTCGCGTTCTTTACGAGGAACTCGTCGTCAGCTACAGACAACAGGAGGAGGAAATGAGGAGGCTGCAGCAGGAGCTGGAAAAGACACGTCGGCAGCTCATGCAGCAGACTAAGAAACTCAAGGAATATGGCAGCCTTTTGACTGAAGTCAAAGAACTCAGGGACTTCAATCGACGGCTACAAGATGTGCTTCTGATGAGGCTTGGCAGCG AGCCTATGCATGACAATGGCACTCAGACAATCAAGGCTGAGGTGGTCGAGCCCATTGTTGAGACTCATGAAGCATTCAAAGAAGAAGCCAATACTAGTTCCAGCTACTCACCATCTCCTAAAACAGTCTACCCTTGCAGTGACGGCAAG GTGCACCTTGGTGGTGGAATCTGGGTGGAGGAAGAGAAGTGGCACCAGTTGCAGCGCACCCAGGGAGATTCCAAATTCACAAAGAATTTGGCTGTCATGATCTGGGGTACTGAAACCCTCAAAAATCGTAGTGTCACTGGAGTGGctaccaaaaagaaaaaagacgcCCTTCCCAAACCTCCACTTTCACCCAGCAAGTTAAAAATTGTCAGAG AGTGTCTTTACGACCGAGTGTCCCAAGAAACTGCTGACAGCGCAGAGATAACACAAAGATTATCCAAAgtgaacaaatacatttgtgaGAAGATCATGGATATCAACAAGTCTATTAAGAATGAAGAGCGGCGGGAGTCAAAGCTGCTCATCAGACAAACAGTCAAAATGGAGAACTTTACCTATGATGGCATGTAG